The Primulina eburnea isolate SZY01 chromosome 8, ASM2296580v1, whole genome shotgun sequence genome contains a region encoding:
- the LOC140839830 gene encoding serine/threonine-protein kinase-like protein CCR1, giving the protein MTSYNSAVSQSTIRVMRNLRNSLPGSSLNPMFFHFSFLFFLLLMDSASGFGSMSTISASFGDYGIFCAIDASGRQDVICWDTNNSSSTASSSMQYSALLPPMVALSGGEGFLCGILANTSQVYCWDSARSSESSELVPPVFKTNAYSHVAAGKDHVCAIRGSYYSENDSGSVDCWEVVRVSNGSASWKDSARFYDQNASILVFRKLVSGDGFSCGLVRDGGIACWGPKSGSLVVSDTSDNFVTLASGLDSVCGVLQVSGVVKCWGANDSYGSPPAGDRFVSLAAGARHFCGIREDNHGIECWGNFNTSLIPNGSGFLAIASSNFLTCGIREGDLVLDCWFANISSPVDYDPPLQLCSPGLCSPGACGERMFAFNASLLNEPDLTSLCARKDLKICLPCGSNCSEGFFASSSCTGDADRVCTSCSLCQNSSCSDICKLHSSPESQQKHWNQLRQLLLVVGSSAAGFLLILLGWCLIPRVVARDQEGTMKRQLVSCIRKPDQESDTNTDQHPLASVVPCLGVAQVFRLSELKDATNGFKEFNELGRGSYGFVYKAVLPDGRQVAVKRANAATIIHTNNRDFEMGLEILCSIRHCNIVNLLGYCTEMGERLLVYEFMPHGTLHDHLHGGLSTLNWNLRLKIAMQAAKGIEYLHNEVTPPIVHGHVKSSKVLFDADWTARVADFGLLSPNERDLSADMRMDIYGFGIVLLEILSGRKPYDADCMPPNLVEWALPLIREGKAAAIIDRHVALPRNFEPLLKLADIAEFALRDRRSEKITMSNLALMLEQIVKDGLIL; this is encoded by the coding sequence ATGACATCGTACAATTCCGCTGTATCCCAGTCAACGATCCGAGTTATGAGAAATCTTCGCAATTCTCTTCCGGGGTCTTCGTTGAATCCAATGTTCTTTCATTTTTCCTTCTTGTTTTTTCTTTTACTTATGGATTCTGCATCTGGGTTCGGCTCAATGTCCACCATTTCCGCGTCCTTTGGGGATTATGGCATTTTTTGTGCTATCGATGCTAGTGGCAGGCAAGATGTGATTTGTTGGGATACCAATAATAGCTCCTCTACTGCTTCGAGTTCAATGCAGTATTCAGCGCTTTTGCCTCCTATGGTGGCGCTCTCTGGAGGAGAGGGGTTTTTGTGCGGTATTTTGGCGAACACTTCGCAGGTTTATTGTTGGGATTCAGCGAGATCTTCGGAGAGCTCTGAACTTGTACCTCCGGTGTTTAAGACGAATGCTTATTCTCATGTCGCTGCTGGTAAGGACCACGTTTGTGCGATTCGGGGATCTTATTACTCGGAAAACGATTCTGGCAGCGTTGATTGTTGGGAGGTCGTTCGTGTATCCAACGGGAGTGCAAGTTGGAAAGATAGTGCCAGGTTCTATGACCAGAATGCTAGTATACTCGTGTTCAGGAAACTTGTTTCTGGTGATGGGTTTAGCTGTGGTCTTGTTAGAGATGGAGGGATTGCTTGCTGGGGACCAAAGTCCGGTAGTCTTGTTGTTTCGGACACATCAGATAATTTCGTGACCTTAGCTTCTGGGCTAGACTCCGTTTGTGGTGTTCTGCAGGTTTCTGGTGTGGTTAAATGCTGGGGTGCCAATGATTCATATGGTAGCCCTCCAGCCGGGGATCGATTCGTGTCGCTGGCCGCTGGTGCGCGCCATTTTTGTGGAATCAGAGAGGACAATCATGGAATCGAATGTTGGGGGAATTTCAATACTTCCTTGATTCCAAACGGATCTGGTTTTCTCGCAATTGCTTCTTCGAACTTTCTTACATGTGGTATCAGAGAAGGTGATCTAGTTCTTGATTGTTGGTTTGCAAACATTTCATCGCCAGTTGATTATGATCCTCCGTTGCAGTTATGCAGCCCAGGATTGTGTAGCCCCGGTGCATGTGGGGAAAGAATGTTTGCTTTCAATGCGAGCCTTCTCAATGAGCCGGATTTGACAAGCTTGTGTGCTAGAAAAGATCTAAAGATTTGTTTGCCTTGTGGTTCGAATTGCTCCGAAGGTTTTTTCGCGTCTAGCTCGTGTACGGGGGATGCAGATAGAGTCTGCACATCTTGTTCTCTCTGCCAGAATAgttcttgttcagatatttGCAAGCTCCACTCTTCACCAGAGTCACAGCAGAAGCATTGGAATCAGTTGCGACAACTGCTGCTTGTAGTCGGGTCCTCGGCAGCAGGATTCCTGCTAATCTTGCTCGGCTGGTGCCTTATACCCCGGGTTGTCGCCAGAGATCAAGAAGGGACAATGAAGAGGCAACTTGTGTCATGCATTCGCAAGCCTGACCAAGAAAGCGATACCAATACCGATCAACATCCTCTGGCATCTGTTGTCCCATGTCTTGGAGTTGCTCAAGTGTTCCGACTCTCAGAATTAAAGGACGCGACAAATGGATTCAAGGAGTTCAATGAGCTTGGTAGAGGAAGTTATGGTTTTGTCTACAAAGCCGTCCTTCCAGATGGGAGGCAAGTGGCGGTAAAACGAGCTAATGCTGCCACAATTATCCACACCAATAACCGTGATTTTGAAATGGGGTTGGAAATCCTGTGTAGTATTCGGCATTGCAATATCGTGAACTTGTTGGGATATTGTACTGAAATGGGGGAGAGGCTTCTGGTTTACGAGTTTATGCCACATGGGACTCTTCACGATCACCTCCACGGAGGTTTATCGACTCTGAACTGGAATCTGCGGCTGAAAATTGCTATGCAGGCAGCAAAGGGAATCGAGTATCTGCATAATGAAGTCACACCTCCTATAGTTCATGGCCATGTTAAGAGCTCAAAAGTTCTTTTCGATGCTGATTGGACAGCTCGGGTTGCTGATTTTGGGCTTCTTAGTCCAAACGAAAGGGATCTTAGTGCTGACATGAGAATGGATATTTATGGCTTCGGTATTGTGCTTCTTGAAATTCTTAGTGGAAGAAAACCTTATGATGCTGATTGCATGCCTCCAAATTTAGTCGAATGGGCATTACCACTTATTAGAGAAGGCAAGGCAGCTGCCATAATCGACCGGCATGTTGCTCTTCCAAGAAACTTTGAACCACTGCTAAAACTTGCGGATATAGCAGAGTTTGCTCTGAGAGATCGTCGGAGTGAAAAGATCACTATGTCGAATTTGGCACTTATGTTGGAGCAAATAGTGAAGGATGGATTGATCTTGTAG
- the LOC140839284 gene encoding cold-responsive protein kinase 1-like, producing the protein MQPISYILSCFKSSPNTLAANATEDENDQTISNPKFHVFSYSELETATQGFKNKIGEWGCGSVYKASNILLDKNFTSKFADFGLAKLFRDDKSHISTRVAGTLGYLSPEYAHSGHLTRKSDVYSFGVLLLEIVSGRPIVDYHLQNGEQFLVDKVAIFPGMGTSQWQEPFEDGGFCTERRFSEKRSCSVLESWTAMCARDGQAPAFMSTVIKMLNNDIETDNVEISRPGLIADLKKIKTRQKQSLSQHDS; encoded by the exons ATGCAACCGATTTCCTATATTTTAAGCTGTTTCAAATCCTCCCCAAATACTTTGGCAGCCAATGCTACAGAAGATGAAAACGACCAAACAATCTCAAATCCAAAATTTCATGTTTTCTCATACAGTGAACTCGAAACTGCAACTCAgggattcaagaacaagattggTGAGTGGGGTTGCGGTTCTGTTTACAAG GCAAGTAATATACTTCTTGATAAGAATTTCACGTCCAAATTCGCGGATTTCGGCTTGGCAAAGCTGTTTAGAGACGACAAATCGCACATCAGTACTCGTGTCGCAGGAACATT GGGGTATTTATCTCCAGAATACGCTCATAGTGGCCATCTTACCCGAAAATCAGATGTTTACAGCTTCGGAGTACTCCTGCTGGAAATAGTCAGTGGGCGCCCTATTGTTGATTACCATCTGCAAAATGGAGAGCAGTTTTTAGTGGACAAGGTAGCCATTTTTCCAG GCATGGGAACTTCACAGTGGCAAGAGCCTTTTGAAGATGGCGGATTCTGCACTGAAAGGAGATTTTCTGAAAAAAGAAGCTGTTCGGTTCTTGAAAGTTGGACTGCTATGTGTGCAAGAGATGGCCAGGCTCCGGCCTTCATGTCCACTGTAATCAAGATGTTAAACAATGATATTGAAACAGATAATGTTGAGATATCACGTCCGGGACTCATTGCTGATCTTAAGAAGATCAAAACACGTCAGAAGCAATCACTGTCCCAGCATGATAGTTGA
- the LOC140839831 gene encoding probable E3 ubiquitin-protein ligase LOG2, giving the protein MGNIGSSGVHGRRRSSSRRSHSPPPTPQDPQPEITANRYVFAAATPYPPAQYPNPNAPPYYQYPGYYPPPPASMPMPLPAPYDHHHAAAHASWVNGRYPYGPMMQPPAQPYVEHQKAVTIRNDVNLKKETLRIVPDEAHPGKHLVAFTFDATVTGSIKIIFFAKEGEDCCLTPTKETLHPPIVVHFHQGLAQKFKQPSGTGIDLSMFEDGELSKDSDLDVYPLAVKAEATCSDNNSGNQNSGSSNSQITQAVFEKDKGEYHVRVVKQILWVNGMRYELQEIYGIGNSAEDEFDANDPGKECVICLSEPRDTTVLPCRHMCMCSECAKVLRFQTNRCPICRQPVERLLEIKVSNGTDE; this is encoded by the exons ATGGGTAATATTGGGAGCAGCGGGGTGCACGGGCGGAGAAGGAGCTCCAGCAGGCGGAGCCACTCTCCCCCTCCGACGCCGCAGGATCCGCAGCCCGAGATCACGGCTAACCGATATGTTTTCGCAGCTGCGACGCCGTACCCTCCTGCGCAGTACCCTAATCCCAACGCGCCACCTTATTACCAGTACCCGGGTTACTACCCACCACCGCCTGCATCGATGCCGATGCCTCTTCCAGCACCATACGATCACCACCACGCGGCCGCGCATGCTAGTTGGGTTAACGGGAGGTACCCCTACGGACCCATGATGCAGCCTCCGGCGCAGCCGTATGTGGAACACCAGAAGGCGGTCACCATTCGTAATGATGTTAATTTGAAGAAGGAAACTTTAAGAATCGTGCCTGATGAGGCACATCCTGGAAAGCATCTCGTTGCATTCACTTTTGATGCCACTGTGACTGGAAG CATTAAGATAATCTTTTTTGCCAAGGAAGGTGAAGATTGCTGCCTGACTCCAACAAAAGAAACCTTACATCCACCGATCGTTGTTCATTTTCATCAAGGTTTAGCCCAAAAGTTTAAACAACCATCTGGCACTGGAATAGACCTTTCAATGTTCGAGGATGGAGAATTGTCAAAAGACAGTGACTTGGATGTGTACCCATTGGCAGTTAAGGCTGAGGCTACATGCTCTGATAACAACAGTGGCAATCAGAACAGTGGATCTTCAAACTCCCAGATAACTCAGGCTGTGTTTGAAAAGGATAAAGGCGAATATCATGTTAGGGTGGTGAAGCAAATACTATGGGTGAATGGCATGAGATATGAATTGCAGGAGATTTATGGGATTGGAAATTCGGCAGAGGATGAATTTGATGCAAATGATCCTGGAAAAGAATGTGTTATATGTCTTTCAGAACCTCGAGACACCACTGTCCTTCCATGTCGACATATG TGTATGTGCAGCGAATGTGCTAAAGTTTTGAGGTTCCAAACGAACCGGTGTCCAATATGCCGGCAGCCAGTGGAGCGTCTTCTAGAGATCAAGGTCAGCAATGGCACCGATGAATGA
- the LOC140839832 gene encoding dnaJ protein P58IPK homolog, whose amino-acid sequence MLIGMKFCGFDLVAWRGFMFSLFILNFVFCCQLILLQPLVAAKDGKPGDSAALFERVSESIKVKKYSEALADLNAAIGADPALSEAYWRRAYVLRQLCRYVESETSYKMFLEMKPGNSAVEKELSQLYQARNAFDSSNSLFETGEFSKVLEYIDKVVLIFSPACTEAKLLKARSLIASKDYSSAISETGYILKEKEDNLEALLLRGRAYYYLADHDVATRHYQKGLRLDPEHGELKKAYFGLKNLLKKTRSADDNASKGKLRLAVEEYKAAIALDPNHTAHNVNLHLGLCKVLVKLGRGNDAVTSCTDVLEIDGDSIEALRQRGEAKLLIEDWEGAVADLKSANEKSPQDMNIREALMRAEKSLKLSQRKDWYKILGISKTASMSEIKKAYKKLALQWHPDKNVDNREEAEAKFREIAAAYEILGDEDKRTKYDRGEDIEEMGGMGGGGFNPFGGGQQFTFHFEGGFPGGEGGFPGGFGGFHF is encoded by the exons ATGTTGATTGGGATGAAGTTTTGCGGTTTTGATTTGGTGGCATGGAGAGGGTTTATGTTCTCGCTTTTTATTCTGAATTTCGTGTTCTGTTGCCAGCTTATACTCCTGCAACCGCTTGTTGCTGCTAAAG ATGGCAAACCTGGTGATTCTGCTGCTTTGTTTGAGAGAGTTTCAGAGAGTATAAAAGTGAAGAAATATagtgaagctcttgctgatcttAATGCTGCTATAGGAGCAGATCCTGCACTTTCAGAAGCATATTGGCGTCGAGCATATGTTCTTCGTCAGTTGTGCAG GTATGTAGAATCAGAGACAAGCTACAAAATGTTTCTGGAGATGAAACCTGGGAATTCAGCAGTTGAAAAGGAGCTTTCTCAGTTATATCAAGCTCGGAATGCCTTTGATTCATCTAACAGTCTGTTTGAGACAGGTGAATTTTCTAAAGTGCTGGAATATATCGATAAAGTTGTACTCATATTCTCTCCAGCATGCACCGAG GCCAAACTCCTTAAAGCTAGATCATTAATAGCATCCAAAGATTATTCAAGTGCCATATCTGAGACAGGATACATTCTTAAAGAAAAGGAGGATAATTTAGAAGCCTTACTCTTACGTGGACGTGCGTACTATTATTTAGCTGATCATGATGTTGCGACTAG GCATTACCAGAAGGGTCTTCGTCTCGACCCCGAGCATGGTGAATTGAAGAAAGCATATTTTGGATTGAAAAACCTGCTTAAAAAGACTAGAAGT GCAGATGATAATGCAAGCAAGGGTAAGCTTCGCCTGGCGGTGGAGGAATATAAAGCTGCTATCGCCTTAGATCCAAACCACACTGCACATAATGTGAACCTTCATCTTGGTTTGTGTAAAGTCTTGGTGAAGCTTGGTAGGGGGAACGATGCTGTGACAAGTTGCACAGACGTACTTGAAATTGATGGAGATTCGATTGAAGCTCTAAGACAG AGGGGTGAAGCTAAGCTTTTGATTGAAGATTGGGAGGGAGCTGTGGCTGATCTAAAATCAGCTAATGAAAAGTCACCCCAG GATATGAATATTCGTGAAGCTTTAATGAGAGCTGAAAAATCATTGAAATTGAGTCAACGGAAGGATTGGTACAAAATCTTGGGAATTTCGAAAACCGCATCCATGTCAGAGATCAAGAAAGCTTACAAGAAGCTTGCCTTGCAGTGGCATCCAGATAAGAATGTTGACAATAGAGAAGAAGCAGAAGCCAAATTTCGAGAAATAGCTGCTGCCTACGAG ATTCTTGGTGATGAAGATAAACGCACAAAATATGACAGAGGTGAAGATATTGAGGAGATGGGAGGTATGGGTGGAGGAGGATTTAACCCTTTCGGAGGAGGCCAGCAATTCACATTCCATTTTGAAGGAGGGTTTCCTGGAGGAGAAGGGGGCTTTCCCGGTGGATTTGGAGGCTTTCATTTCTAA
- the LOC140839835 gene encoding zinc finger protein JACKDAW-like, with amino-acid sequence MMSGDVFSVPISTTKIFPQELEQNPNPKPSSNKKKRNLPGTPDPDAEVIALSPTTLMAKNRFVCEICNKGFQRDQNLQLHRRGHNLPWKLKQRANKDQIKKKVYICPEKTCVHHDPARALGDLTGVKKHFSRKHGEKKWKCEKCSKKYAVQSDWKAHSKTCGTREYKCDCGTLFSRRDSFITHRAFCDALAEESSRITTSAPNLNFSNNSNSNSNSNLMNSQPNNLAQRFSNSGGIPHFSPSFVGNISMGNSLLDHHQQKPRLWLDLQTNSQLINNSIDQNSNIYIPSCNPTSFPDQMMQMESAFGSNYANLSLSPLQPPQNQLKEETIMNKGSCANTLMADSLASLHNSEQNQTLNSSKSSNSIPMSATALLQKAAQMGSTKSNPSLFGSSTTVGLMNSSSSSSASPSANHLSFNNPFTHHRSELHQVFGKNSNQININPTMKEASANKIMNFNSSTSALMNFDSGLRGVDQNSLTRDFLGMGGGDDSGGGGGGPMFFPQELANLASMSSAMVLSHFSSNHQLS; translated from the exons ATGATGTCCGGTGATGTGTTTTCTGTTCCCATTTCTACAACCAAAATCTTCCCTCAAGAATTAGAacaaaaccctaaccctaaacccaGCTCAAACAAGAAGAAAAGGAACTTACCAGGAACACCTG ATCCAGATGCAGAAGTTATCGCTCTCTCACCCACCAcactcatggcgaagaacagaTTCGTCTGCGAAATCTGCAACAAAGGCTTTCAGAGAGACCAAAACCTTCAGCTTCACAGAAGAGGACACAATCTTCCATGGAAGTTGAAACAAAGAGCAAATAAAGATCAAATCAAGAAGAAAGTGTACATTTGCCCAGAAAAAACCTGCGTGCACCACGACCCGGCTCGGGCCCTCGGAGATTTGACTGGGGTCAAGAAACATTTTAGCAGAAAACATGGTGAGAAGAAGTGGAAGTGCGAGAAATGTTCGAAGAAATATGCAGTCCAATCTGATTGGAAAGCTCACTCGAAAACCTGTGGGACTAGAGAGTACAAGTGTGACTGTGGCACACTGTTTTCCAG gAGAGACAGCTTCATCACACACAGAGCTTTCTGTGATGCTTTAGCCGAGGAGAGTTCAAGAATTACAACATCTGCACCAAATCTGAACTTCAGTAACAATTCGAATTCGAATTCGAATTCGAATCTGATGAATTCACAGCCCAACAATTTGGCTCAAAGATTTTCTAATTCTGGAGGAATTCCTCACTTTAGTCCAAGTTTTGTGGGCAATATTTCAATGGGAAACTCCCTTCTGGATCATCATCAACAGAAGCCAAGGTTGTGGTTGGATCTTCAAACaaattctcaactgatcaacaaTTCCATCGATCAGAATTCAAATATTTACATTCCTTCATGTAATCCGACTTCATTTCCTGATCAAATGATGCAAATGGAATCCGCTTTCGGTTCAAATTATGCGAATCTCTCCTTATCTCCATTGCAGCCACCACAAAACCAGCTAAAAGAGGAGACAATTATGAACAAAGGGAGTTGCGCAAATACATTAATGGCAGATTCTTTGGCATCCCTTCACAACTCTGAACAAAATCAAACCCTCaattcatcaaaatcttccaattCAATTCCCATGTCCGCGACTGCACTGCTACAAAAAGCAGCTCAAATGGGTTCAACTAAAAGCAATCCATCTCTCTTCGGCAGCAGTACTACAGTTGGTTTGATGAAttcttcttcatcatcttctGCTTCTCCCTCTGCAAATCATCTATCTTTCAACAATCCTTTTACACACCACAGAAGCGAATTGCACCAGGTTTTCGGAAAGAACTCGAACCAGATTAACATCAATCCCACCATGAAAGAAGCTTCAGCGAACAAGATAATGAATTTCAACTCTTCCACGAGTGCATTGATGAATTTTGATTCCGGGTTGCGTGGAGTGGATCAGAATAGTTTAACAAGGGATTTTCTTGGAATGGGCGGCGGAGATGACAGCGGCGGAGGCGGAGGTGGCCCAATGTTTTTCCCGCAGGAGCTGGCAAATTTGGCTTCTATGAGTTCGGCCATGGTGCTGAGCCACTTCAGTAGCAATCATCAGCTCTCTTAA